In the Gossypium raimondii isolate GPD5lz chromosome 9, ASM2569854v1, whole genome shotgun sequence genome, one interval contains:
- the LOC105799295 gene encoding geranylgeranyl diphosphate reductase, chloroplastic, with protein MAASQLQNPLKTPSSQLSIKKHKPCFLKPRRLTVSAAHPHLNGRKLRVAVIGGGPAGSSAAEALASGGIETFLFERSPSTAKPCGGAIPLCMVDEFSIPHHLIDRHVTKMKIISPSNLTVDFGSKSLRAHESIPMLRREVLDAFLRNRAESAGAQLIPSLVTHLEIPSSSLSPYIIHHTVNNSRKTLAVDVIVGADGANSKVAKFIKAGNYTCAIAFQERIRLPDEKMEYYQNLAEMYVGNDVSPDFYAWVFPKCDHVAVGTGTVCGKQDIKMYQQGIKQRVKNKIKGGKVIKVEAHPIPEHPRPVRVRGRVALVGDAAGYVTKCSGEGIYFAAKSGRMCGEGIVRASEGGEWMISDDDLKREYLMEWDKKYVSTFRFLDLLQRVFYGSNEAREALVEVCGSEYVQRMTFDSYLYKKLAKGDRWEDLKMVFATFGSLMRCKIVGRDMAAFNLQLFP; from the coding sequence ATGGCAGCTTCCCAACTCCAAAACCCTCTCAAAACCCCATCTTCTCAGCTCTCGATCAAAAAACATAAACCCTGTTTCCTTAAACCCCGGCGTTTAACTGTCTCAGCTGCCCATCCCCACCTTAACGGCCGAAAACTACGGGTCGCCGTGATAGGTGGAGGTCCAGCTGGCTCCTCCGCCGCGGAAGCCCTAGCTTCAGGCGGAATCGAGACGTTTCTCTTCGAACGTAGCCCTTCCACCGCCAAACCCTGCGGCGGCGCTATCCCTCTCTGCATGGTCGATGAATTCTCCATCCCTCACCACCTCATCGACCGCCACGTCACCAAGATGAAAATCATTTCCCCCTCAAATCTCACCGTCGATTTCGGATCCAAATCCCTTCGCGCCCACGAATCCATCCCCATGCTCCGCCGCGAGGTCCTCGATGCCTTCCTCCGCAACCGGGCCGAATCCGCCGGCGCCCAACTAATCCCTTCGCTCGTCACCCATCTCGAAATCCCTTCCTCCTCCTTGTCTCCTTACATCATCCACCACACAGTCAACAACTCCCGTAAAACCCTAGCCGTCGATGTGATCGTCGGCGCCGACGGAGCCAACAGCAAAGTGGCTAAATTCATAAAAGCCGGCAACTACACGTGCGCCATAGCATTCCAAGAGCGAATCAGATTACCAGACGAGAAAATGGAGTATTACCAAAACCTCGCGGAAATGTACGTGGGAAATGACGTGTCACCCGATTTTTACGCGTGGGTATTCCCCAAATGCGACCACGTGGCAGTGGGGACTGGGACGGTGTGCGGGAAACAGGATATTAAAATGTACCAGCAAGGGATCAAACAAAGGGTTAAAAACAAGATCAAGGGCGGAAAAGTGATCAAAGTGGAGGCCCACCCAATCCCGGAACATCCCCGACCGGTAAGAGTAAGAGGACGCGTGGCACTAGTAGGGGACGCGGCGGGGTATGTTACAAAGTGCTCAGGTGAAGGCATTTATTTTGCGGCCAAATCGGGGAGGATGTGTGGGGAAGGAATAGTAAGAGCATCGGAGGGTGGAGAATGGATGATAAGTGACGATGATTTGAAAAGGGAGTATTTGATGGAATGGGACAAAAAGTATGTGAGTACATTTAGGTTCTTGGATTTGTTGCAAAGGGTGTTTTATGGGAGTAATGAAGCAAGGGAAGCATTGGTTGAAGTTTGTGGGAGTGAGTATGTGCAAAGGATGACTTTTGATAGTTACTTGTATAAGAAGTTAGCTAAGGGAGATAGATGGGAAGATCTTAAGATGGTTTTCGCTACTTTTGGGAGTTTGATGAGATGTAAGATTGTTGGTAGAGACATGGCTGCGTTCAACTTGCAACTTTTTCCATGA